One Eubacteriales bacterium mix99 genomic window carries:
- a CDS encoding DUF5685 family protein, translating into MGDNVFGYIVANIDKLTPEEKKRYRGCYCGLCKALGDRHGLISRMTLNYDMTFLVLFLSSLYEPKTTVKTERCMIHPLKPHEYWQNDVAAYAADMNIVLSYYDLLDDWKDDKKVLSLLESGLLEQEFQKTVSRYPDKSAVIQENLRKLSDMEISGEINPDLPANCFGDIMGEVFVPKQDEFSEKLRAFGKSLGRFIYIMDACLDLESDIRKERYNPMTMHSSEDFSSVLNLMMADCTERYKSLPLDRDQNLIENILYSGVWTRLVFKNKKRNERLKT; encoded by the coding sequence GTGGGTGATAACGTGTTCGGCTATATTGTTGCCAATATTGACAAACTGACTCCGGAGGAAAAAAAACGATATCGCGGTTGTTACTGTGGTTTGTGCAAGGCATTGGGAGATCGGCATGGTTTGATCAGCCGCATGACCCTGAATTATGATATGACCTTTCTGGTTCTGTTTTTGTCCTCCCTGTATGAGCCGAAGACCACCGTGAAAACCGAAAGATGCATGATACATCCCCTGAAGCCGCATGAATATTGGCAAAACGATGTGGCAGCCTATGCAGCCGATATGAACATCGTTTTATCCTATTACGATCTTCTCGATGACTGGAAGGACGATAAGAAAGTATTGTCCCTGCTGGAGTCCGGACTGCTGGAACAGGAATTTCAAAAGACGGTATCCCGGTATCCGGATAAATCCGCAGTGATCCAGGAAAACCTCAGGAAACTTTCCGACATGGAAATTTCCGGAGAAATCAATCCGGATCTCCCTGCAAATTGTTTTGGTGATATAATGGGAGAAGTATTTGTCCCGAAGCAGGATGAATTCTCTGAAAAACTACGGGCATTCGGAAAATCTCTCGGCAGGTTTATTTATATTATGGATGCCTGTCTGGATCTGGAATCCGATATCCGGAAAGAACGCTATAATCCCATGACAATGCATTCTTCAGAGGATTTTTCGTCCGTTCTCAATCTGATGATGGCAGACTGTACGGAACGATACAAAAGTCTTCCCCTGGACCGGGATCAAAATCTAATTGAAAATATCCTTTATTCCGGAGTGTGGACAAGACTGGTATTCAAAAACAAGAAGAGAAATGAGAGATTGAAAACATGA
- a CDS encoding class I adenylate-forming enzyme family protein has product MPVTELLSFNARKYGQEKCLTEINMDLQEYHHVRWMDYELIENSPAGEYRREMTWKVFDEKANRFANLLLQRGIHKEDKAAILLMNCLEWLPIYFGILKAGAVAVPLNFRYTAEEIKYCLERSDASVLVFGSEFTDRMEAIQDQIPQVRLLFFAGEERPLFAESYDRLTANCCSEDPGIPIADEEEAAIYFSSGTTGFPKAILHTHGNLLSACYTEQKHHGQTHGDNFLCIPPLYHTGAKMHWFGSLLTGSRAVLLRGLKPEWILRTISEEAVTIVWLLVPWAQDILDAIEQGEVNLSDYDLSHWRLMHIGAQPVPPSLIRRWKKYFPNHQYDTNYGLSESVGPGCIHLGVENIKKVGAIGKPGYRWNARIVDENGDSAADGAVGELEVKGPGVMKCYYKDPEATAAVLRDGWLRTGDMARRDEDGFIYLVDRKKDVIISGGENLYPIQIENFLRSHRGIRDVAVIGLPDSRLGEIAAAVIERKPFWHGTEREIMEYCSSLPRYKRPKKIIFDKVPRNPTGKIEKMRLRAKYGATCLVAAQSAR; this is encoded by the coding sequence ATGCCTGTCACAGAATTATTGTCCTTTAATGCCCGGAAATACGGGCAGGAAAAATGTCTTACGGAGATCAATATGGATCTTCAGGAGTATCATCATGTCCGCTGGATGGACTATGAACTGATTGAAAACAGCCCTGCGGGGGAATACCGGAGGGAAATGACCTGGAAGGTATTTGATGAGAAAGCGAACCGGTTTGCCAATCTCCTGCTTCAGAGAGGCATCCACAAGGAGGACAAGGCGGCGATTCTTCTGATGAACTGTCTGGAATGGCTTCCGATTTATTTTGGAATATTAAAGGCCGGAGCCGTTGCCGTGCCTTTGAATTTTCGTTATACGGCAGAGGAAATCAAATATTGTCTGGAGCGGTCCGATGCTTCGGTTTTGGTTTTTGGAAGCGAGTTTACCGATCGGATGGAAGCGATACAGGATCAGATCCCGCAGGTCCGCCTGCTGTTTTTTGCAGGGGAGGAGCGACCGCTTTTTGCCGAAAGCTATGATCGTCTGACTGCCAATTGCTGTTCGGAGGATCCCGGGATTCCCATTGCGGACGAAGAGGAAGCTGCCATCTATTTTTCATCCGGCACCACCGGTTTTCCCAAAGCGATTCTCCATACTCATGGAAATCTGCTGTCGGCTTGCTATACGGAACAAAAGCATCATGGGCAAACCCATGGGGATAACTTTTTATGCATTCCGCCACTGTATCACACCGGCGCCAAAATGCACTGGTTTGGAAGCCTGCTGACAGGGAGCAGGGCGGTATTGCTGCGCGGATTGAAACCGGAATGGATTCTGAGAACCATTTCAGAAGAAGCAGTCACGATAGTCTGGCTGCTGGTTCCCTGGGCACAGGATATTCTGGATGCCATAGAGCAGGGAGAAGTAAACCTTTCGGATTATGATCTTTCCCATTGGCGTTTGATGCATATCGGCGCGCAGCCGGTTCCTCCCAGCCTGATTCGCCGCTGGAAAAAATATTTCCCGAATCATCAGTATGATACCAATTATGGGCTGAGCGAATCCGTCGGACCCGGATGCATTCATCTCGGTGTGGAAAACATAAAAAAAGTCGGTGCCATCGGAAAACCGGGATACCGTTGGAATGCAAGGATTGTTGATGAAAATGGGGATTCCGCTGCAGACGGGGCAGTGGGGGAGCTGGAGGTGAAAGGGCCAGGCGTCATGAAATGCTATTATAAGGACCCGGAAGCAACTGCTGCGGTTCTCCGGGACGGATGGCTCCGGACAGGAGATATGGCCAGGAGGGATGAAGACGGGTTTATCTATCTGGTCGACCGCAAAAAAGATGTGATTATCAGCGGGGGAGAAAACCTGTATCCGATACAGATCGAAAATTTTCTCCGTTCCCACAGGGGAATCCGGGATGTGGCTGTCATCGGGCTGCCGGATTCCAGACTGGGGGAGATTGCTGCTGCCGTGATTGAGCGGAAGCCTTTCTGGCATGGCACGGAACGGGAGATCATGGAGTATTGCAGTTCCCTGCCCCGTTACAAACGGCCCAAAAAAATCATTTTTGACAAGGTTCCCCGTAATCCGACCGGAAAGATTGAGAAGATGCGCCTGCGGGCGAAATATGGTGCCACCTGCCTGGTGGCAGCACAGTCTGCAAGGTAG
- the dnaK gene encoding molecular chaperone DnaK yields MAKLIGIDLGTTNSCVATMEGNESIILPNAEGERTTPSVVAFSKTGERLVGQLAKRQAVINHERTISSIKRKMGSDYHVAIDGKKYSPQEISAMILQKLKIDAESYLGEKVTDAVITVPAYFTDAQRQATKDAGKIAGLNVQRIINEPTAAALAYGVDKETSQKVMVYDLGGGTFDVSILDINNGVIEVLATAGNNQLGGDDFDNCIVDYLINEFKREHRFNLSKDPTALQRVREAAEKAKIELSGVTSTTINLPFLVARGKEPLHMNMTLTRAKFDELTSHLVDATMNPVRQAMEDSGLSRDAVSKVLLVGGSSRIPAVQKAVRNFTGKEPFKGINPDECVAMGAALQAGVLAGDVKSLLLLDITPLSLGIETLGGVYTKIIDRNTTLPIKKSQVFTTAANFQTSVDIHVLQGEREMAKYNKTLGRFKLKGIRRAPRGVPQIEVTFSIDANGIVNVSARDLGTGKAQDITITASSNLSQAEIDQAVRDAQEYAAEDTRHKEEVNALNEAEQLIYRASAIMKKLDKNDRAQLKDAVKRTQKSMKSKDNSQVLAACQELSSVLETMEQKVPHDTKEK; encoded by the coding sequence ATGGCAAAATTAATTGGTATCGATCTGGGTACCACAAATTCCTGTGTGGCAACCATGGAGGGCAATGAATCCATTATCCTTCCAAATGCAGAAGGAGAGCGTACCACTCCATCCGTTGTTGCATTTTCCAAAACCGGCGAACGACTGGTTGGACAGCTTGCAAAACGCCAGGCAGTGATCAATCATGAACGGACCATCAGCTCAATCAAGCGTAAAATGGGCAGTGATTACCATGTTGCAATAGATGGCAAAAAATATTCCCCGCAGGAAATCTCCGCGATGATCCTGCAGAAGCTGAAAATCGATGCGGAAAGTTATCTGGGCGAGAAAGTAACAGATGCCGTCATTACCGTTCCTGCTTATTTTACGGATGCACAGCGGCAGGCCACCAAGGATGCCGGAAAGATTGCAGGTCTGAACGTGCAACGTATCATCAATGAGCCTACGGCAGCCGCACTGGCATATGGCGTGGACAAGGAAACGTCTCAGAAAGTCATGGTCTATGACCTGGGCGGAGGAACTTTCGATGTCTCCATTCTGGACATCAATAATGGGGTAATTGAGGTACTCGCCACAGCAGGAAACAACCAACTGGGAGGAGATGATTTTGACAATTGCATAGTGGATTATCTGATCAACGAGTTCAAAAGGGAACACCGTTTCAATCTTTCCAAGGATCCCACCGCACTGCAGCGTGTCCGGGAAGCGGCAGAAAAGGCCAAGATTGAATTAAGCGGCGTGACATCCACAACAATCAACCTTCCCTTCCTCGTTGCCAGGGGGAAGGAGCCGCTCCATATGAACATGACGCTGACCCGGGCAAAGTTTGACGAATTAACTTCCCATCTCGTTGATGCGACCATGAATCCGGTCCGTCAGGCCATGGAGGATTCGGGCCTTTCCAGGGATGCTGTCAGCAAGGTTCTGCTGGTAGGCGGATCCAGCCGGATTCCCGCTGTTCAGAAGGCAGTGCGGAATTTCACGGGGAAGGAGCCGTTCAAGGGAATCAATCCGGATGAGTGCGTTGCAATGGGTGCCGCATTGCAGGCCGGTGTTCTGGCAGGAGATGTAAAGAGCCTGCTGCTTCTGGACATCACGCCACTTTCCCTGGGGATTGAAACACTTGGCGGGGTCTATACAAAAATCATTGACCGCAACACCACTCTTCCGATCAAAAAAAGTCAGGTCTTCACCACTGCCGCCAACTTTCAAACCTCCGTGGACATCCACGTTTTGCAGGGCGAAAGGGAAATGGCAAAATATAACAAGACCCTGGGCCGGTTCAAGCTGAAGGGAATCCGTCGTGCTCCAAGAGGGGTGCCTCAGATTGAAGTAACCTTCAGCATTGATGCCAATGGGATTGTAAATGTATCTGCCAGGGACCTGGGAACCGGAAAGGCACAGGATATTACCATTACCGCTTCTTCCAACCTGAGCCAGGCGGAGATTGATCAGGCAGTACGCGATGCTCAGGAATACGCCGCCGAAGATACAAGGCACAAAGAAGAAGTCAACGCCCTGAATGAAGCAGAGCAATTGATCTACAGGGCGTCTGCCATTATGAAAAAGTTGGATAAAAATGACCGGGCGCAGCTGAAAGATGCTGTGAAGCGTACCCAAAAGTCAATGAAGAGCAAGGATAATTCGCAGGTCCTGGCTGCCTGTCAGGAGTTGTCCTCCGTTCTGGAGACCATGGAGCAGAAAGTCCCCCATGATACGAAAGAAAAGTGA